The following proteins are encoded in a genomic region of Arachis stenosperma cultivar V10309 chromosome 4, arast.V10309.gnm1.PFL2, whole genome shotgun sequence:
- the LOC130976861 gene encoding uncharacterized protein At4g04775-like, with amino-acid sequence MNTEEHSSGSIRRLWKEKSTGASSDNSGNVGMVRKNFTHPSCYCGAHAILFESTTSNNPNMLFFGCSYFKTPSTHCKYFKWLDELITESGYTVVEVQKMEVHGRLKKLEDKIKEMEIKLYDGVHGRRYTRQNRCVIMAFVIAVVVEFFITAL; translated from the exons ATGAACACGGAAGAACATTCATCAGGATCAATCCGTCGTTTATGGAAAGAGAAGTCGACGGGAGCTTCAAGCGACAACTCTGGCAATGTTGGCATGGTAAGGAAGAACTTCACACATCCAAGCTGTTATTGTGGAGCTCATGCGATTCTCTTTGAAtccaccacatcaaataatCCAAATATGTTGTTCTTTGGTTGCAGTTATTTCAAG ACTCCTTCAACACATTGCAAATATTTTAAGTGGCTGGATGAGCTGATAACTGAGTCTGGTTATACGGTGGTAGAAGTCCAGAAGATGGAAGTTCATGGGAGATTGAAGAAATTGGAGGACAAAATTAAAGAGATGGAGATTAAGCTATATGATGGAGTTCATGGAAGAAGATACACAAGACAGAATAGATGTGTTATCATGGCATTTGTCAttgctgttgttgttgaattttttattactGCACTTTAG
- the LOC130974529 gene encoding cysteine proteinase inhibitor 5-like gives MAAMRSSCCLIIISLLVVGSLSAFARMYVKPMDVNDPHVVEIANFAITEHNHKSNANLKLVKIESCNRQVHGVLGNSYQLVLLASNGTTEETNKYWVRLGIQPSEKYVLGSFILAPSLYH, from the coding sequence ATGGCTGCCATGAGATCAAGCTGCTGCCTGATCATCATTTCTCTCCTTGTTGTGGGTTCTCTTTCCGCCTTTGCTCGGATGTACGTAAAACCCATGGACGTCAATGATCCCCATGTGGTGGAGATTGCGAATTTCGCAATCACAGAGCACAACCACAAATCTAACGCGAATCTAAAGCTAGTAAAGATCGAAAGTTGCAATAGGCAGGTACACGGTGTTTTAGGCAACAGCTACCAGCTTGTGCTGTTGGCCAGCAATGGAACCACTGAAGAGACTAATAAGTATTGGGTACGGTTGGGTATTCAGCCATCCGAGAAATACGTGCTTGGAAGCTTTATTCTTGCACCCTCTCTTTATCATTAG